From a single Candidatus Eremiobacteraceae bacterium genomic region:
- a CDS encoding GNAT family N-acetyltransferase, giving the protein MIIRRATESDARMVAAIYNYYIVSSTSTFETEPVDTSTIASRMRERLERHDWLVGDVDGRIAGYAYYGSFRSRPAYGHTVESTVYVDPDEIGKGYGRQLYAALLGSAGAKGFKQAIGFISLPSPASIALHRSLGFEEAGLLQAVGFKFDRYIDVAVYQRGLTA; this is encoded by the coding sequence ATGATCATCCGGCGTGCGACCGAAAGCGACGCCAGGATGGTCGCCGCCATCTACAACTACTACATCGTCAGCTCGACGTCCACGTTCGAAACCGAGCCGGTCGATACGTCGACGATCGCCTCGCGTATGCGCGAACGGCTCGAACGTCACGACTGGCTCGTCGGCGACGTCGACGGGCGGATCGCCGGCTACGCATACTATGGAAGCTTCCGGAGCCGCCCGGCGTACGGCCATACGGTCGAATCGACCGTCTACGTCGACCCCGATGAGATCGGCAAAGGTTACGGGAGACAACTCTACGCGGCGCTGCTGGGATCGGCGGGCGCTAAGGGGTTCAAACAAGCCATCGGCTTCATTTCGCTGCCGAGCCCGGCGAGCATAGCGCTCCACCGCTCCCTAGGGTTTGAGGAAGCCGGCTTGCTGCAGGCCGTCGGATTCAAGTTCGATCGCTATATCGACGTCGCGGTCTATCAGCGCGGCTTGACGGCATGA
- a CDS encoding TIGR01777 family oxidoreductase, with translation MRVGVTGASGFIGRAVVAALRARGDVPIVFTRSAENPASKPVEAGAQTRFFDVGDPNADPSALEGLDAIVHLAGESVDGRWTEKKKRAIYDSRVKGTHNLVAALEKLEKRPRALIAASATGYYGDRRDEILDEQSAPASDFLARVCVDWERETRAAGALGIRQCSLRTGIVLGQGGAMGKLQPIFSLGAGGPIGSGRQWMPWIHIDDLVAMYLFALDRSDIAGAIGAVAPDYASNARVMAALAGALGRPSFAVAPAFALRPALGEFAESILAGQLLMPRRASELGFAWRHPTLEAAMADALGGGSGRKAALHVFESEKRIASPLEEVFAFFSETRNLERLTPPELKWRILSIASTMRLGTTVDYSLRVHSVPIKWRSLATEWVPDQGFTDVQVRGPYLWWKHVHRFEREGSGTLVRDRVEYALPLAPLGEIARSLVRRDIESAFAFRRRVLGEIFPG, from the coding sequence ATGCGCGTCGGCGTCACGGGAGCGTCCGGATTCATCGGCCGCGCGGTCGTCGCGGCCTTACGTGCGCGCGGCGACGTCCCCATCGTTTTCACGCGCTCGGCTGAAAATCCAGCGAGCAAGCCGGTAGAGGCTGGCGCGCAAACACGCTTTTTCGACGTCGGTGATCCAAACGCAGATCCGAGCGCGCTCGAGGGACTCGACGCGATCGTCCATCTCGCCGGCGAAAGCGTCGACGGACGTTGGACGGAGAAGAAGAAGCGCGCGATCTACGACTCGCGCGTCAAGGGCACGCACAATCTCGTCGCCGCCCTCGAAAAACTCGAAAAGCGACCGCGCGCGCTGATTGCGGCGTCGGCGACCGGCTATTACGGCGATCGGCGTGACGAAATACTCGATGAACAAAGCGCCCCCGCCAGCGATTTTCTCGCTCGCGTTTGCGTCGACTGGGAGCGGGAGACACGCGCCGCGGGTGCGCTCGGCATCCGCCAGTGCAGTTTGCGCACCGGCATCGTACTCGGCCAAGGCGGCGCGATGGGGAAGCTGCAGCCGATATTCTCGCTCGGCGCCGGCGGACCGATCGGCAGCGGACGTCAGTGGATGCCGTGGATCCACATCGACGATCTCGTCGCGATGTACCTGTTCGCACTCGATCGCAGCGATATCGCCGGAGCGATCGGCGCGGTCGCACCGGACTACGCCTCAAACGCGCGCGTCATGGCCGCGTTGGCGGGTGCCCTCGGGCGGCCGTCGTTCGCGGTCGCGCCTGCGTTCGCGTTGCGGCCCGCGCTTGGCGAATTCGCGGAATCGATACTCGCGGGTCAGCTGCTGATGCCGCGCCGCGCGTCCGAGCTTGGGTTCGCGTGGCGTCACCCGACGCTCGAAGCGGCGATGGCCGATGCGCTAGGCGGTGGTTCGGGGCGAAAGGCTGCCCTGCACGTCTTCGAATCCGAGAAGCGCATCGCGTCCCCGTTGGAAGAAGTTTTCGCATTTTTCAGCGAAACCCGCAACCTCGAACGCTTGACGCCGCCGGAGCTCAAGTGGCGGATCCTGAGCATTGCATCGACGATGCGGCTCGGCACAACTGTCGACTATTCGCTGCGGGTGCACAGCGTGCCGATCAAATGGCGATCGCTCGCGACGGAATGGGTTCCGGACCAAGGCTTCACGGACGTGCAGGTGCGCGGCCCCTACCTATGGTGGAAGCACGTGCATCGGTTTGAAAGGGAAGGGAGCGGTACGCTCGTGCGGGATCGGGTGGAGTATGCGCTGCCGTTGGCGCCGCTCGGGGAAATCGCGCGGAGCCTCGTGCGCCGCGACATCGAATCCGCCTTTGCGTTCCGACGTCGCGTGCTCGGAGAGATCTTTCCTGGTTAG
- a CDS encoding DUF6582 domain-containing protein: protein MQIEPTWRPFDGPADTPRSKLPDSAFAFPAERSEPLTNAAHVRSAIARFGQVDGVTDAERDVAFKNIEKAAAYYDVVLRTDDWHDL from the coding sequence ATGCAGATCGAGCCGACCTGGCGACCGTTCGACGGTCCAGCCGATACGCCGAGGTCGAAACTTCCCGATTCCGCCTTCGCATTTCCCGCCGAACGTTCGGAGCCCTTGACGAACGCGGCCCACGTGCGCAGCGCGATCGCGCGCTTCGGTCAAGTCGACGGCGTCACCGATGCCGAGCGCGACGTCGCTTTCAAGAACATCGAAAAGGCGGCAGCGTACTACGACGTCGTCCTGCGGACTGACGACTGGCACGACCTCTAA
- a CDS encoding branched-chain amino acid ABC transporter substrate-binding protein: MTALTSGCASSGGGSSTPSNDKVIIIGGDFATSGADTTAGVPTEDGALLAIEQEAKKGLPGGYLLRAQMLDDTVNGVHNDGQGVRNVQSLIQDPRVLAIVGPQNSSVARAEIPVANAAKIALVSPTTTSVGLTDDASGAAALRRTNPAYRTFFRTVLRDDLQGSADADYAYNVLRARRAYVIDDNESYGLGIADVFASAFTRLGGTILERSHLTAQQQDFVPLLTRVAGRHPDLIYFGGVVASGAGELRRQMVQLGMTSAFMGGDGIKEDGFVLAAGKSADGIYCSDGSPNLNAMPEAAQFLKDYSARFPGQLLGTYSANSYAAAEIVVESIRKLMESNGGVPPTREQVVDEIARSTTPDTPLGSIAFTPQGDVTTPVVSFWTVRNGKYVFISQQRKVLR, encoded by the coding sequence GTGACCGCGCTAACCTCGGGCTGCGCGTCGTCGGGCGGGGGTTCTAGCACACCTTCCAACGACAAGGTCATCATCATCGGCGGCGATTTCGCGACGAGCGGCGCCGACACGACTGCGGGCGTTCCGACCGAAGATGGCGCTTTGCTCGCGATCGAGCAGGAAGCGAAAAAGGGATTGCCCGGCGGTTACCTCTTGCGCGCCCAGATGCTCGACGACACGGTCAACGGCGTCCACAACGATGGGCAGGGCGTTCGAAACGTGCAGTCATTGATCCAGGATCCGCGCGTCCTCGCGATCGTCGGCCCGCAGAATTCGAGCGTCGCGCGCGCCGAAATACCGGTCGCGAACGCGGCGAAGATCGCGCTCGTGTCGCCGACGACGACGTCGGTCGGCCTCACCGATGATGCATCCGGCGCCGCCGCGTTGCGTCGCACGAACCCGGCGTATCGCACGTTTTTCAGAACCGTGCTGCGCGACGATCTGCAGGGCTCCGCCGACGCGGACTACGCGTATAATGTCCTACGCGCGCGGCGCGCTTACGTCATCGATGACAACGAATCGTACGGGCTGGGCATCGCGGACGTCTTCGCATCGGCGTTCACACGGCTCGGCGGGACCATTCTCGAGCGTTCGCACCTCACGGCGCAGCAGCAAGATTTCGTTCCGTTGCTCACGCGCGTCGCGGGTAGACATCCCGATCTCATCTATTTCGGCGGCGTCGTCGCGAGCGGCGCGGGCGAGTTGCGACGTCAGATGGTGCAGCTCGGGATGACGTCGGCGTTCATGGGCGGCGACGGAATCAAAGAGGACGGGTTCGTGCTCGCGGCCGGCAAGTCGGCCGACGGCATTTATTGCTCCGACGGTTCGCCGAATCTCAACGCGATGCCCGAGGCAGCGCAGTTCTTGAAGGACTACTCGGCGCGTTTCCCCGGTCAACTCCTCGGAACGTACTCGGCGAATTCGTACGCAGCAGCCGAAATCGTCGTCGAGTCGATCCGAAAGCTCATGGAGTCGAACGGTGGCGTGCCGCCGACCCGCGAGCAGGTCGTCGATGAGATCGCCCGCTCGACGACGCCGGACACACCGCTCGGCTCCATCGCGTTCACACCGCAGGGCGACGTGACGACGCCGGTCGTCAGCTTCTGGACCGTGCGGAACGGGAAGTACGTCTTCATCTCGCAGCAGCGTAAGGTGCTGCGTTGA
- a CDS encoding MFS transporter encodes MPESESERPWLTRSVFAIAIASLLSDACYELIIPLLPAFITSLGGGPAALGLMEGLADGIAFPLKLTGGVLADRTKHRRAWTMAGYLGVGIFMPAIALMQSTVGVITMRAVAWAARGFRSPIRDTLLVDDTNPKYINRTFGFQRSLDTVGAVIGPALAMTFIAIGMQTRDAILIGVVPGVLAGLSYLFVKERPRSTPPRAPLHLALAGLPKTFLRYLIAAGVFGAGNFSATLLVLVAMRAFAPHVSGTLTVTYATGLYLLHNTIQAASSFPASLLSERIGAGRLLAIAFALFTIVATIIATASASIVAVVIAFVIAAIGVAIVEPMEGTFATQLLPADRRGTGYGVLASVNGVGDFVSSAGVGLLWQLFGPGIAFGSAAALCGAGTLLLLPLAIQARHVKND; translated from the coding sequence ATGCCCGAGAGCGAATCAGAGCGACCCTGGCTGACACGGAGCGTCTTCGCGATCGCGATCGCGAGCTTGCTTTCCGACGCATGCTACGAGCTAATCATCCCTCTGTTGCCCGCGTTCATCACGTCGCTCGGCGGCGGTCCGGCCGCGCTGGGTCTCATGGAAGGCCTAGCCGACGGCATCGCGTTTCCGCTGAAGTTGACCGGCGGTGTCCTCGCGGATCGCACGAAGCACCGCCGCGCATGGACAATGGCCGGCTATCTCGGCGTCGGCATCTTCATGCCTGCGATCGCGCTCATGCAGTCGACGGTCGGCGTCATCACGATGCGCGCGGTTGCGTGGGCCGCTCGCGGATTTCGCAGTCCTATCCGCGACACGCTCCTCGTCGACGACACGAACCCGAAATATATCAACCGCACGTTCGGTTTTCAACGCTCGCTCGACACGGTCGGCGCGGTCATCGGGCCTGCACTTGCGATGACGTTCATCGCCATCGGCATGCAGACGCGCGACGCCATATTGATCGGCGTCGTCCCCGGTGTACTCGCCGGCTTGTCGTACCTGTTTGTCAAAGAGCGGCCGCGTTCGACCCCGCCACGCGCTCCGTTGCATCTCGCACTCGCCGGCCTTCCAAAAACGTTCCTCCGCTATCTCATCGCCGCCGGGGTTTTCGGGGCCGGCAACTTCTCCGCGACGCTGCTCGTCCTCGTCGCGATGCGTGCTTTCGCGCCGCACGTCAGCGGCACGCTGACCGTGACGTATGCGACCGGTCTCTATCTCCTCCACAACACGATCCAAGCGGCATCGTCGTTTCCCGCGAGCTTGCTCAGCGAGCGGATAGGCGCGGGCCGCCTGCTCGCCATCGCATTCGCGCTCTTCACGATCGTCGCTACCATCATTGCGACGGCGTCGGCTTCGATCGTCGCGGTCGTTATCGCGTTCGTGATCGCGGCGATCGGCGTCGCGATCGTCGAACCGATGGAAGGGACGTTTGCGACCCAGTTATTGCCGGCGGATCGGCGCGGTACAGGATATGGAGTACTCGCGTCCGTCAACGGCGTCGGCGACTTCGTCTCGAGCGCCGGCGTGGGGCTGCTGTGGCAGCTTTTCGGCCCAGGAATCGCCTTTGGCTCAGCGGCGGCACTCTGTGGCGCCGGAACTTTGCTGTTGCTGCCTCTCGCTATTCAAGCTCGCCACGTGAAAAACGACTGA
- a CDS encoding SDR family oxidoreductase, with protein sequence MDVRDATAIVTGAGGDGSGRAIACRFAREGAAVVVCDVNEGGARATVERIAGEGGRAVVDTTDVRSDDSCRDLIARAEKTFGPLRVLVNNASAPYHPEDRLEYWRETVETDLLGPIFLTRHAIDAMRAHGRGGAIVNMTSISSLPYGGDVMADVAAYDAAKGGLMRLTCGLWWLAQSDRIRLNCLAPGWIASTGPREYWESLSPDERKAQVVPSRLLPLDDVADAVYRLATDERLAGRVMVWHSEDVPRLITFGDRGYESLERYDPA encoded by the coding sequence ATGGATGTTCGTGACGCGACGGCCATCGTCACCGGCGCCGGGGGCGACGGCTCGGGTCGCGCTATCGCATGCCGCTTCGCGCGTGAAGGCGCCGCGGTCGTCGTATGTGACGTCAACGAAGGCGGCGCGCGGGCGACTGTTGAGCGCATCGCGGGCGAAGGCGGCCGCGCGGTCGTCGACACGACGGATGTCCGATCCGATGATAGTTGCCGCGATCTCATCGCGCGAGCGGAGAAAACGTTCGGTCCGCTTCGCGTTCTCGTGAACAACGCGTCGGCGCCGTACCATCCCGAAGATCGGCTCGAATATTGGCGAGAGACGGTCGAGACGGATCTCCTCGGTCCGATATTTCTTACCCGTCACGCGATCGACGCCATGCGGGCTCACGGCCGAGGCGGAGCGATCGTGAACATGACCTCGATCTCTTCGCTGCCATATGGCGGCGACGTCATGGCCGACGTCGCGGCGTACGACGCCGCGAAGGGCGGGCTTATGCGACTGACATGCGGCCTTTGGTGGTTGGCGCAGAGCGATCGCATCCGACTGAATTGCCTGGCGCCCGGCTGGATCGCGTCGACCGGACCGCGTGAATATTGGGAATCGCTTTCGCCGGACGAACGCAAGGCGCAGGTCGTTCCGTCACGGCTGCTCCCGCTCGATGACGTCGCGGACGCGGTCTATCGCTTGGCGACCGACGAGCGTCTAGCGGGGCGCGTCATGGTGTGGCATTCGGAAGACGTACCGCGCCTCATAACATTCGGCGATCGCGGCTACGAGTCGCTGGAAAGATACGATCCCGCTTAG
- a CDS encoding YbhB/YbcL family Raf kinase inhibitor-like protein: MKQMTISIAAALAIIALSLAQSSAKTTFALQSDAFNDGATIPQVYSCDGKSISPQLSWTGAPDKTKSFALTVFDPDARQGAGFWHWVLYDISPDVSSLVAGVQNAGMDGTNGRGKTGFTGPCPPPGDTPHHYIFTLYALDFMPKGDFDGPQLDDAIKDHVLEKAVLVGRYGR, translated from the coding sequence ATGAAGCAAATGACGATCTCGATCGCGGCCGCGCTCGCAATTATCGCCCTCTCGCTCGCCCAATCAAGCGCGAAGACGACGTTCGCCTTGCAGAGCGATGCGTTCAACGACGGTGCGACGATCCCACAAGTGTACTCGTGCGACGGGAAAAGCATCTCGCCGCAATTGAGCTGGACGGGCGCGCCGGACAAGACGAAGTCATTCGCGTTGACGGTGTTCGATCCCGATGCCAGACAAGGCGCCGGCTTTTGGCACTGGGTGCTGTACGACATTTCGCCGGATGTCTCGTCGCTTGTCGCCGGAGTCCAAAATGCAGGGATGGATGGCACGAATGGACGCGGCAAGACCGGCTTCACCGGCCCGTGTCCGCCACCCGGCGACACGCCGCACCACTACATATTCACGCTCTACGCGCTCGATTTCATGCCGAAGGGCGATTTCGACGGACCGCAGCTCGACGACGCGATCAAGGACCACGTGCTCGAGAAGGCCGTTCTCGTCGGCCGCTACGGCCGCTGA
- a CDS encoding MOSC domain-containing protein, whose product MRVVQIWRYPVKSLGGEPLRSVELGNGGMPFDRRYALMDSDPNRAGRPLTARIERRLLGYGASVRDGKAYVRTPAGEEHDVHAPGWLEALSAEIERPVSLQSFETAIHDDADILVVNAASLRALTDDYGAFVNPCRFRPNFVVDSSGLQPFVEDAWAGHDIAVGDALLRAQYPCDRCVLTTIDPETLAMDPAFLRLVVEKHGGRFGMYCSVVRSGSVALGDEWRPKRKSEVIV is encoded by the coding sequence ATGCGCGTCGTCCAGATCTGGCGCTACCCGGTCAAGTCTTTGGGCGGCGAACCGTTGCGCTCGGTCGAACTCGGCAATGGCGGCATGCCGTTCGACAGGCGCTACGCCCTCATGGATTCCGATCCGAATCGCGCCGGCAGGCCCCTGACCGCCCGGATCGAGCGACGACTGCTCGGTTATGGCGCATCGGTCCGCGACGGCAAAGCGTACGTCCGCACGCCGGCGGGCGAAGAGCACGACGTACACGCCCCCGGTTGGCTCGAGGCGCTCAGCGCGGAGATCGAACGGCCCGTTTCGCTTCAGTCGTTCGAGACTGCGATCCACGATGATGCCGACATCCTCGTCGTCAATGCTGCATCGCTGCGAGCGCTGACGGACGATTACGGCGCATTCGTCAATCCATGCCGATTTCGGCCGAATTTCGTCGTCGACAGCAGCGGCCTGCAGCCGTTCGTCGAAGACGCCTGGGCGGGTCACGATATCGCTGTCGGCGACGCGCTATTGCGCGCACAATACCCGTGCGATCGCTGCGTGCTCACGACGATCGACCCCGAAACGCTCGCGATGGATCCGGCGTTCTTGAGATTGGTCGTCGAAAAACATGGGGGCCGCTTTGGGATGTATTGCTCGGTCGTGCGATCGGGCTCCGTCGCTCTCGGCGATGAGTGGCGCCCGAAACGCAAGTCGGAGGTTATAGTATGA
- a CDS encoding peptide ABC transporter substrate-binding protein has product MRDRSTIVVLAALATLMQAGCSQPAQTRTAIAFNISEDPHSLDPLLAQSDDEQQIAHLAFDMLVDVDPGGKLVPALATAVPSSTNGGISQDGRTITYHLRHGVQWQDGAPFTSHDVWFTWRAIMDPRNDIASTRGYDLIESIDAPNPYTAIVRLNKPWAPAVSTFFSYGVHPVPIIPAHLLEGHTLRNASFDERPIGTGPYEVASWQRGDHITYEANPHYYRGAPKTHEIVVREVPDINTDLTMLRTGDLDWSLLSPAQRIGLGDAPGMRFVFAPFAGFGAMAFNCRRQPFDDLRMREAIAMSIDRTTLSRDITHGQYPVTDVDQPTFSWAYSRTAKEPGFDPAAADAALDALGWRRGPDGVRQKDGKPLSIVFATFPEGDTAVRTSIMVQAMLRTRGIDVTVKKVTVAQFYLPKSQHGLLLSGEYDLAYLAWRSGEDPDDSDLVTCRGISNFAGYCDPAIDALEAKALGSSDQTRRASLYKEVQERMARGLPYLFLYAPTYGFAVRDDVTGVQPTPFSPTWNAADWIKK; this is encoded by the coding sequence ATGCGAGATCGATCGACCATCGTCGTACTTGCGGCGCTCGCGACACTGATGCAAGCGGGTTGTTCGCAGCCTGCCCAGACCCGTACCGCGATCGCGTTCAACATCAGCGAGGATCCGCATTCGCTCGATCCGCTGCTCGCGCAAAGCGACGATGAGCAGCAGATCGCTCATCTCGCCTTCGACATGCTTGTCGACGTCGATCCGGGTGGCAAGCTCGTGCCCGCGCTTGCGACAGCCGTGCCCAGTTCGACGAACGGCGGGATCAGCCAGGACGGCCGCACGATCACATACCACCTTCGTCATGGCGTACAGTGGCAAGACGGAGCCCCGTTCACGTCACACGACGTCTGGTTCACGTGGCGAGCGATCATGGATCCACGCAACGACATCGCATCGACGCGCGGATACGATCTGATCGAATCGATCGACGCGCCCAACCCGTACACCGCAATTGTCCGCCTCAATAAGCCGTGGGCGCCTGCCGTTTCGACCTTTTTCTCCTACGGCGTGCACCCGGTGCCGATCATCCCAGCCCACCTGCTCGAAGGACACACCCTTCGCAACGCATCGTTCGACGAGCGCCCGATCGGCACGGGGCCGTATGAGGTCGCGAGCTGGCAGCGCGGCGACCACATCACGTACGAGGCGAATCCTCACTACTATCGTGGCGCGCCGAAGACGCATGAGATCGTCGTCCGCGAGGTGCCGGATATCAATACCGACTTGACGATGCTTCGCACCGGCGATCTCGATTGGTCGCTGCTCTCGCCGGCGCAGCGCATCGGTCTCGGGGATGCGCCGGGCATGCGGTTCGTCTTCGCGCCGTTCGCTGGATTCGGCGCGATGGCGTTCAACTGCCGTCGTCAGCCCTTTGACGACCTGCGAATGCGTGAGGCGATCGCGATGTCGATCGACCGGACAACGCTCAGTCGCGATATCACCCACGGCCAGTATCCGGTGACCGACGTCGATCAGCCGACGTTTTCATGGGCCTACTCGCGAACCGCCAAGGAGCCGGGCTTCGATCCGGCAGCCGCTGATGCAGCGCTCGACGCGTTAGGTTGGCGACGCGGACCGGACGGGGTGCGTCAAAAGGACGGAAAACCGCTCTCGATCGTTTTCGCGACGTTTCCCGAAGGCGACACCGCCGTCCGGACGTCGATCATGGTGCAGGCGATGCTGCGGACGCGCGGCATCGACGTCACCGTGAAGAAGGTGACAGTCGCGCAGTTCTATCTGCCGAAGTCGCAGCATGGATTGCTGTTGTCGGGCGAATACGACCTCGCGTACCTCGCGTGGCGGAGCGGCGAAGATCCGGATGATTCCGACTTGGTCACCTGCCGCGGCATTTCGAATTTCGCCGGTTACTGCGACCCCGCGATCGATGCGCTCGAGGCGAAGGCGCTCGGAAGCTCGGACCAGACTCGGCGCGCTTCATTATACAAGGAAGTCCAGGAGCGGATGGCGCGCGGTCTGCCGTACCTCTTCTTGTATGCTCCCACGTACGGGTTTGCGGTGCGCGACGACGTGACCGGCGTTCAGCCGACGCCGTTCTCGCCGACCTGGAACGCCGCCGACTGGATCAAGAAATAG
- a CDS encoding cupredoxin family copper-binding protein: protein MTKNFKTIATFALAAVAAVTVGRYAASADSSTTAAVTPTATPMLVTIKDFAFNPSTLSVPVGGSVTFKNLDTASHTASDAAGTWDSGNLDTGQSWTYTFAKAGTYKIICKYHPSMKGTIVVGGPAPSPSPAGDSGY from the coding sequence ATGACAAAGAACTTCAAGACGATCGCGACGTTCGCGCTGGCCGCCGTTGCTGCGGTCACGGTCGGACGCTACGCCGCGTCGGCCGATTCATCGACGACGGCGGCCGTGACGCCGACGGCGACGCCGATGCTTGTCACGATCAAAGATTTCGCGTTCAATCCGAGCACGTTGTCGGTGCCCGTCGGCGGCTCGGTGACGTTCAAGAATCTCGACACCGCGTCGCACACCGCGAGCGACGCAGCCGGCACGTGGGATTCCGGCAATCTCGACACCGGCCAGTCGTGGACGTATACCTTTGCCAAGGCCGGCACGTACAAGATCATCTGCAAGTACCATCCGTCGATGAAGGGGACGATCGTCGTCGGCGGACCGGCGCCATCTCCGTCGCCCGCGGGCGATTCCGGTTACTAG
- a CDS encoding GAF domain-containing protein, whose amino-acid sequence MSSVGPAGAQSSAHDTRWKWALFALCALLGIDVMTVAIGDLGLGGRQIYGFYDSGQVTTPGMAYIETIVQVQPGGATERAGLRTGDRVDLREQPFATRVYMMAQPVTTEPLKIIAIRGGKRISTTLVPSPAGDNGLKLATIILPMVTCLWCLGCVALIAARRWWSLEGRVLAVVLTSVGVGMTETPDVSFPSPAISLIAWSAIWFLWFTSFALIVWLASRIGARSPWRAVLQWTGYAAIGSMVGAVALCDFGLVTLLVDPGTFAWINPIMSNAAIGVALLVLIIACAAVGSSPKLEKPRAAWLLLPVPISLVGSQLMQNLQAFAQSWVWNITFAIMSDVFLLAGAFFVTYALLKRRVLDAGFLLSRTLVFGIVSLIVVAAFVLLEWLLGLTVAGASHAPGLIANAALALVLGVSMNFIHRRVDSFVDAVFFRKRYDDERALRDFSHEAAFVTEREVLLDQAVDKIRSHTDARNAALLVLDNDLYKAARGFGDVPGAVDENDPAILALKARHKPFDPHPYTTEMRGDLAVPMVARGHLVGVLLFGERASGEAYSPDEIEALSEFAHGVGSALDGLGNGARESSSAALLGTIDSRLENIERLLSDRPT is encoded by the coding sequence ATGTCATCTGTCGGACCGGCGGGCGCTCAGAGCTCCGCTCACGATACTCGTTGGAAGTGGGCGTTATTCGCTCTTTGTGCACTGCTCGGGATCGACGTGATGACCGTAGCGATCGGCGACCTCGGCTTAGGAGGCCGACAGATCTACGGGTTTTACGATAGCGGCCAAGTCACCACTCCCGGGATGGCGTACATCGAAACGATCGTGCAAGTCCAACCGGGTGGTGCAACCGAACGTGCGGGCCTCCGAACTGGCGACCGTGTGGACTTGCGCGAACAACCTTTCGCCACGCGCGTCTACATGATGGCGCAGCCGGTGACCACCGAGCCTCTGAAAATAATCGCCATCCGTGGCGGCAAGCGGATTTCGACGACGCTCGTGCCGAGTCCGGCGGGTGATAACGGCCTCAAGCTCGCGACCATCATTCTTCCGATGGTGACGTGCCTCTGGTGTCTTGGCTGTGTGGCGCTCATCGCCGCGCGGCGCTGGTGGTCGCTAGAGGGCCGCGTTCTCGCCGTGGTCTTGACGTCGGTCGGAGTGGGGATGACCGAAACGCCGGACGTCTCATTCCCTAGCCCGGCTATCAGCCTCATCGCTTGGTCGGCGATCTGGTTCTTGTGGTTCACGTCGTTCGCGCTCATCGTCTGGTTGGCGTCGCGGATCGGTGCGCGATCGCCTTGGCGCGCGGTGCTTCAGTGGACCGGTTATGCCGCCATCGGCTCGATGGTGGGCGCTGTCGCGTTGTGCGACTTCGGTTTGGTCACGCTCCTGGTCGACCCCGGCACGTTTGCCTGGATCAATCCGATCATGTCCAACGCCGCGATCGGTGTGGCCCTCCTCGTACTTATCATCGCTTGCGCCGCGGTCGGGAGCTCGCCGAAGCTCGAAAAGCCCCGCGCGGCCTGGCTCCTGCTTCCGGTCCCGATCTCGCTCGTCGGAAGCCAGCTCATGCAGAACCTCCAGGCCTTCGCCCAATCGTGGGTCTGGAACATCACGTTTGCCATCATGTCGGACGTGTTCTTGTTGGCCGGCGCGTTCTTCGTCACGTACGCCTTGCTCAAGCGACGAGTCCTGGACGCCGGTTTCTTGTTGAGTCGGACGCTCGTTTTCGGCATCGTCTCGCTCATCGTCGTCGCCGCGTTCGTCCTCCTCGAGTGGCTTCTCGGCTTGACCGTCGCCGGCGCCAGCCATGCCCCAGGTCTCATCGCAAACGCGGCGCTCGCTCTCGTCCTTGGCGTCTCGATGAACTTCATCCATCGTCGAGTCGACTCGTTCGTCGATGCAGTCTTCTTCCGAAAGCGCTACGACGACGAACGTGCGCTTCGCGATTTCTCCCACGAAGCGGCCTTCGTCACCGAACGCGAGGTCCTGCTCGATCAGGCGGTCGACAAGATCCGTTCGCACACCGACGCGCGTAACGCCGCGCTTCTCGTACTCGACAACGACTTGTACAAGGCGGCTCGTGGATTCGGCGACGTTCCAGGCGCGGTCGACGAGAATGATCCCGCGATACTTGCCCTCAAGGCGAGACATAAGCCGTTCGATCCGCACCCGTATACGACCGAGATGCGCGGTGATCTAGCGGTGCCGATGGTCGCGCGCGGGCATCTCGTCGGCGTTCTTCTCTTCGGCGAGCGAGCGAGCGGCGAGGCGTACTCGCCGGATGAGATCGAGGCGCTCTCGGAATTCGCTCACGGCGTCGGTTCGGCGCTCGACGGTCTTGGAAATGGGGCGCGCGAATCCAGCTCGGCCGCGCTGCTCGGCACCATCGATTCGCGCCTCGAGAACATCGAGCGACTGCTGTCGGATCGACCGACGTAG